A window from Gemmatimonadales bacterium encodes these proteins:
- a CDS encoding aspartate aminotransferase family protein, translated as MSTTLVSDERAARNRLLARAQEIGQAEMARLLARTSGSAELFQRARRILPYGVVSSFQKMQPYPIYVRRGKGSRIWDQDGAEYLDFHGGFGAMVLGHAHPRVVEAIQQAASQGTHFAVTTEAAVAFGEEICRRFKLEMLRFANSGTEATMDAIRVARAATGRDVVCKIEGSYHGHHDSVMFSVIPNADTMGGRERPASAPVSKGMVKDASKYIEVVPFNDAGHLERVFAERGSEIACLIMEPAMMNLGIVLPQPGYLERVRELCTRHGVVFIFDEIKTGFTIAPGGASERFGVQPDLVCLAKAIAGGLPAAAFGGREDLMRLIEQGVSQQGTYNGNPLVAQVGLVVLTELLTADAYRHFARLGTRLAQGCQAAIERYHIPAHTIDLGAKGCVSYRPTPMTNYRDFLETTPELFAASYPWLLNRGIFMTPGDEEQWTLSVQHTDADVDRYVGVFTEFCAALTG; from the coding sequence ATGAGCACCACCCTCGTCTCCGACGAGCGCGCCGCACGCAATCGTCTCCTCGCCCGCGCCCAGGAGATCGGCCAGGCGGAAATGGCCCGGCTGCTCGCCCGCACCAGCGGGTCCGCTGAGCTGTTCCAGCGGGCGCGCCGAATCCTTCCCTATGGTGTGGTCTCCTCGTTTCAGAAGATGCAGCCGTATCCGATCTACGTCCGCCGGGGCAAGGGCAGCCGGATCTGGGACCAGGACGGGGCGGAGTATCTCGACTTCCACGGGGGGTTCGGGGCGATGGTGCTGGGCCACGCCCATCCGCGGGTGGTCGAGGCCATTCAGCAAGCCGCTAGCCAGGGCACCCACTTCGCGGTGACTACGGAGGCCGCGGTGGCATTCGGCGAGGAGATCTGCCGCCGCTTCAAGCTGGAGATGCTGCGGTTCGCCAACTCCGGAACCGAAGCCACCATGGACGCGATCCGGGTGGCCCGGGCCGCCACCGGGCGGGACGTGGTCTGCAAGATCGAAGGCTCCTACCACGGGCACCACGACAGCGTGATGTTCTCGGTCATTCCCAACGCCGACACCATGGGAGGTCGCGAGCGGCCGGCGAGCGCGCCGGTCTCCAAGGGGATGGTCAAGGACGCCTCGAAGTACATCGAGGTGGTGCCCTTCAATGATGCCGGGCATCTGGAGCGGGTCTTCGCCGAGCGGGGTAGCGAGATCGCCTGCCTCATCATGGAGCCGGCGATGATGAACCTGGGCATCGTGCTGCCCCAGCCGGGGTACCTGGAGCGGGTGCGGGAGCTCTGCACCCGGCACGGCGTGGTCTTCATCTTCGATGAGATCAAGACCGGATTCACCATCGCCCCGGGCGGCGCCTCGGAGCGCTTCGGGGTGCAGCCCGACCTCGTCTGCCTGGCCAAGGCCATCGCCGGCGGGCTGCCGGCAGCGGCGTTCGGCGGCCGGGAGGATCTGATGCGCCTGATCGAGCAGGGCGTCTCCCAGCAGGGCACCTACAACGGCAACCCGCTCGTGGCGCAGGTGGGCCTGGTCGTCCTCACCGAGCTGCTCACCGCCGATGCCTACCGCCACTTCGCCCGGCTCGGCACCCGGCTGGCGCAGGGATGTCAGGCGGCCATCGAGCGCTATCACATCCCGGCACACACCATCGATCTGGGCGCCAAGGGCTGCGTCTCCTACCGCCCGACGCCGATGACCAACTACCGGGACTTCCTGGAGACCACGCCGGAGCTCTTCGCCGCGTCGTACCCCTGGCTGCTGAACCGCGGGATCTTCATGACCCCGGGCGATGAGGAGCAGTGGACCCTCTCGGTCCAGCACACCGACGCGGACGTCGACCGCTACGTCGGGGTGTTCACCGAATTCTGCGCGGCGCTGACAGGGTAG